A section of the Mergibacter septicus genome encodes:
- the ubiH gene encoding 2-octaprenyl-6-methoxyphenyl hydroxylase, producing MQQYDIIINGGGINGLTLALAINSFSQPRQLRIAIIERSPHQHHQGTGFDARSIALSVGTCRKLAKITLANQTNLWQQFQPYIEPIFNIHVSDQGHAGLVEFSAEELHLSQLGAVIELTAVGEVLTKALQQAPNIDFYCPEQITSAEFSPQQVKVCLSNSMELTCLLLVGADGSYSKTAKMAGIETSIVRDYQQTAVIANILSSEPHQGRAFERFTSQGPLALLPLQKNLLSLVWCLKEAEQILSLDEDTFLRHLQQQFGWRLGRFKQTGQRYAYPLCLSQAERHTATRLALVGNAMQSLHPIAGQGFNLGIRDLFALAKAIADCQDIGSPTMLQAYTQARLNDQRRTITLTDSLVTIFANDFLPLQITRNLGLGLLANSKYLRQQFVKPMLGWVSA from the coding sequence ATGCAGCAGTACGATATTATTATTAACGGTGGTGGGATTAATGGTTTAACTTTGGCTTTGGCGATTAATAGTTTTTCCCAACCACGTCAATTAAGGATAGCGATTATTGAACGTTCACCACATCAACACCACCAAGGTACGGGATTTGATGCTCGCAGTATTGCATTATCCGTTGGAACTTGTCGTAAATTGGCTAAAATTACATTAGCGAACCAAACTAATTTATGGCAGCAGTTTCAACCTTATATTGAACCTATCTTTAATATTCATGTTTCTGATCAAGGGCACGCTGGATTAGTTGAGTTTAGTGCAGAAGAATTGCATTTATCTCAACTTGGTGCGGTAATAGAATTAACTGCCGTAGGCGAAGTACTTACCAAAGCATTGCAACAAGCACCTAATATTGATTTTTATTGTCCAGAACAGATTACCAGTGCTGAGTTTTCACCACAGCAAGTAAAAGTCTGTTTGTCTAATTCAATGGAATTAACCTGTTTACTATTAGTCGGGGCTGATGGTAGCTACTCTAAAACGGCTAAAATGGCAGGAATTGAAACTTCTATTGTACGAGATTATCAACAAACCGCTGTGATAGCGAATATTTTATCTAGTGAACCACATCAAGGTAGAGCTTTTGAACGTTTTACCTCACAAGGACCACTTGCTTTATTACCGCTACAAAAGAATCTACTTTCACTGGTATGGTGTTTAAAAGAGGCGGAGCAGATCCTTTCTCTAGATGAAGATACTTTTTTACGACATTTACAACAGCAGTTTGGTTGGCGATTAGGACGTTTTAAGCAAACAGGGCAACGTTATGCTTACCCATTGTGTTTGTCTCAAGCTGAACGTCATACTGCAACTCGCTTGGCATTAGTTGGTAATGCAATGCAAAGCTTACACCCAATTGCAGGACAAGGGTTCAATTTAGGAATAAGAGATCTTTTTGCTTTAGCTAAAGCGATTGCTGATTGTCAGGATATTGGTTCTCCTACTATGTTACAAGCTTATACTCAAGCACGTCTTAATGATCAACGCCGTACAATCACATTAACTGATAGTTTAGTTACTATTTTTGCAAATGATTTTTTACCGCTACAAATCACTCGAAATTTAGGTTTAGGTTTGTTAGCTAATTCAAAATACTTACGACAACAATTTGTAAAACCAATGTTAGGTTGGGTATCTGCTTAG
- the pepP gene encoding Xaa-Pro aminopeptidase, protein MDLSYMAELPQQDFQQRRQQLLAQMQDNSALLVFSAQECYRNADCAYPFRQDSYFWYLTGFNEPDSVLLLKKKGQSWQSVIFVRPSDPLMETWNGRRLGVENAAEKLLFDRAISVETLDSELTKLLSGVTTLYYAEDIQPWGDKQVRKLLSTMRKQSRQGIKVPLEQHCWRSLLDEMRLFKSDNEIRLIQQAGQISALAHIRAMQQCRPNCFEYELGAEIVHEFSRFGARFEAYTSIIAGGENACILHYTENDMPLKDGDLVLIDAGCEFAMYAGDISRTFPVNGKFSQPQREVYQIVLEAEKKAIELLVNGSSIKLANEAVLRILVAGLVKLGILQGEVEQLIEDKAYLRFYMHGLGHWLGLDTHDVGDYGTQRDRLLAPGMVLTVEPGLYIPNAEDIPVQYRGIGIRIEDNLLITEYGNKNLTAAVPKEIDEIERLMQGNI, encoded by the coding sequence ATGGATCTCAGTTATATGGCAGAATTGCCACAACAAGATTTTCAACAACGGCGGCAACAACTTTTAGCACAAATGCAAGATAACAGTGCTTTGTTAGTTTTTTCTGCCCAAGAATGTTATCGGAATGCTGACTGTGCCTATCCATTTCGACAGGATAGTTATTTCTGGTATTTAACGGGATTTAATGAACCTGATTCTGTGTTGTTATTAAAGAAAAAGGGACAAAGTTGGCAAAGTGTGATTTTTGTTCGTCCAAGTGATCCCTTAATGGAAACTTGGAATGGTCGCCGTTTAGGGGTTGAGAATGCGGCTGAAAAATTGTTGTTTGATCGTGCAATAAGTGTTGAAACATTGGATAGTGAGTTAACTAAGCTTTTGAGTGGTGTAACTACGCTTTACTATGCTGAAGACATACAGCCGTGGGGCGATAAACAAGTGAGAAAGTTACTTTCTACAATGCGAAAACAAAGTCGGCAAGGGATTAAAGTACCATTAGAACAACATTGTTGGCGATCTTTATTAGATGAAATGCGTTTGTTTAAATCTGATAATGAAATTCGTTTAATCCAACAAGCTGGGCAAATTTCGGCGTTAGCTCATATTCGTGCGATGCAACAGTGCCGCCCTAATTGTTTTGAATATGAATTAGGAGCTGAGATTGTTCATGAATTTAGTCGTTTTGGTGCAAGATTTGAGGCATATACATCAATTATCGCAGGTGGTGAAAATGCGTGTATCTTGCATTACACGGAAAATGATATGCCATTAAAAGATGGTGATTTGGTTTTGATTGATGCTGGCTGTGAGTTTGCAATGTATGCGGGGGATATTAGTCGGACTTTTCCTGTCAATGGTAAATTTAGTCAACCGCAACGAGAAGTTTATCAGATTGTTTTAGAGGCTGAAAAAAAAGCGATTGAGTTATTAGTAAATGGTAGTTCAATTAAGCTAGCCAATGAAGCAGTGTTACGTATTCTAGTCGCTGGCTTAGTTAAACTTGGGATCTTGCAAGGAGAAGTTGAGCAACTGATTGAAGATAAAGCGTATTTACGTTTCTATATGCACGGCTTAGGGCATTGGCTAGGTTTAGATACACATGATGTTGGTGACTATGGTACTCAGCGAGACCGTCTGTTAGCACCGGGAATGGTGTTAACTGTTGAACCGGGATTGTATATTCCAAATGCTGAAGATATTCCTGTTCAATATCGAGGGATTGGGATTCGGATTGAAGATAATCTTTTAATTACTGAGTATGGCAATAAGAATTTGACCGCAGCGGTTCCGAAAGAGATCGATGAAATTGAAAGGTTAATGCAAGGTAATATTTAA
- a CDS encoding 5-formyltetrahydrofolate cyclo-ligase has translation MLAPSTISLAIPQTKTPQQISQQRQQLRQTLRQKRAKLSLNQQQQASQNISQQALKLIQQRQAKHIALYLPFDHEIDTTPLIHALWQQKQEVYLPVLHPFSPGYLLFINYRPNTAMVKNKFGIFQPKLDVRQILPLNQLDIIFTPLVGFDSKHNRLGMGGGFYDRTLQNWQQTSIYPVGLAYACQQVKKIPTQAWDIGLAKVLVA, from the coding sequence ATGCTAGCCCCATCAACCATTTCTCTAGCAATACCACAGACAAAAACCCCACAACAAATTAGCCAACAAAGACAACAATTACGTCAAACTTTACGCCAAAAAAGAGCAAAACTCTCTCTCAATCAGCAACAACAAGCTAGCCAAAATATTAGCCAACAAGCGTTAAAACTTATTCAACAACGCCAAGCTAAACATATCGCCTTGTATTTACCTTTTGATCACGAAATTGATACCACCCCATTAATTCACGCTCTATGGCAACAAAAACAAGAAGTTTATCTTCCCGTATTACACCCATTTAGTCCCGGTTATCTCTTATTCATCAATTATCGACCTAACACCGCAATGGTAAAAAATAAATTTGGGATATTTCAACCTAAGCTAGATGTACGCCAAATATTACCCTTGAACCAATTAGACATCATCTTCACACCCTTAGTTGGCTTTGATTCCAAACATAATCGATTAGGAATGGGTGGGGGTTTTTATGACCGTACTTTACAAAACTGGCAGCAAACGTCAATCTACCCAGTGGGCTTAGCCTATGCCTGCCAGCAAGTAAAAAAAATTCCAACTCAAGCATGGGACATCGGATTAGCAAAGGTTTTAGTCGCTTAA
- the yidC gene encoding membrane protein insertase YidC codes for MNSQRSLLVITLLFISFLIYQQWEIDNNPPPVTSPTQSQTHNSALPPSSQAENYAVKVKGKVVSLQSDVLHLDIDTVGGDVIQADLLKYPDELHSKQPFKLLQDNKELIYIAQSGLVGKNGSDSVDGRAIYQTNDEHFVLQEGQDQLVVPFTYQKDGVTYRKIFTLKRGSYDVQVNFEVTNNSGETIEVQPYGKLTHTAVEDTSHVIMPTYTGGAYSSQETTYKKYKFEEMVKDNLSVNTKQGWVAVLQHYFVSAWVPDQTVENHLYTQSYANDNLVSIGYRGPVTQIANDSTKTLTSQLWLGPKLQQQMEKVADNLDLTIDYGWAWFIAKPLFLLLQFIHSLVHNWGLAVIGVTIVVKALLYPLTKAQYTSMAKMRMLQPKIQEMRERFGEDRQRMSQEMMELYKKEKVNPLGGCLPILLQMPIFIALYWTFLEAVELRQAPFFGWIQDLAAPDPYYILPILMGASMLLLQKMSPTPVADPIQQKVMLLMPVIFTFFFLNFPSGLVLYWLASNIITIVQQQLIYRGLEKKGLHSRQKK; via the coding sequence ATGAACTCACAACGTAGTTTACTCGTTATTACCTTACTTTTTATTTCTTTCCTAATTTATCAACAGTGGGAAATAGATAATAATCCACCACCAGTTACTTCACCAACTCAATCTCAGACTCACAATAGTGCGTTACCACCTAGTTCACAAGCAGAAAACTATGCGGTGAAAGTGAAAGGAAAGGTAGTCAGCCTGCAAAGTGATGTATTACATTTAGATATTGATACTGTAGGTGGTGATGTTATTCAAGCGGACTTATTAAAATATCCAGATGAGTTACATTCAAAACAACCATTTAAATTATTACAAGATAATAAAGAGCTTATTTATATCGCTCAAAGTGGTTTAGTGGGTAAAAATGGTAGTGATAGTGTTGATGGGAGAGCTATCTATCAAACTAATGACGAACACTTTGTTTTACAAGAAGGGCAAGATCAATTAGTCGTACCTTTTACTTATCAAAAAGATGGGGTAACTTACCGCAAAATTTTTACTCTAAAACGTGGTAGTTATGATGTACAGGTTAATTTTGAAGTTACTAACAATAGTGGAGAAACTATTGAGGTTCAACCTTATGGTAAATTAACCCATACAGCAGTGGAAGATACTAGCCATGTGATTATGCCTACTTATACTGGTGGAGCATATTCATCTCAAGAGACAACTTATAAAAAATATAAGTTTGAAGAGATGGTAAAAGATAATTTATCCGTCAATACTAAACAGGGTTGGGTGGCAGTATTACAGCATTATTTTGTTTCTGCTTGGGTACCTGATCAGACGGTTGAAAATCATCTTTATACCCAGTCTTATGCGAATGATAATTTAGTCAGTATTGGTTATCGTGGGCCTGTTACACAAATTGCAAATGATTCAACAAAAACACTTACCAGCCAATTATGGTTAGGACCAAAATTGCAGCAACAAATGGAAAAAGTGGCTGACAATTTAGATTTAACCATTGATTATGGTTGGGCATGGTTTATCGCTAAACCATTATTCTTGTTATTGCAATTTATTCATAGTTTAGTTCATAACTGGGGATTAGCTGTCATTGGCGTTACTATCGTGGTGAAAGCACTACTATATCCACTTACTAAAGCCCAATATACTTCTATGGCTAAAATGCGAATGCTGCAGCCGAAAATCCAAGAAATGCGTGAACGTTTTGGTGAAGATCGCCAACGTATGAGTCAAGAAATGATGGAATTATATAAGAAAGAGAAAGTAAACCCATTAGGTGGTTGCTTACCAATCTTATTACAAATGCCTATTTTCATTGCACTTTATTGGACATTCTTAGAAGCGGTTGAATTACGTCAAGCTCCATTCTTTGGTTGGATACAAGATCTTGCTGCACCAGATCCATACTATATTCTGCCAATATTAATGGGAGCATCGATGTTATTATTACAAAAAATGTCACCAACACCAGTAGCTGATCCAATTCAACAGAAAGTAATGTTATTGATGCCAGTAATCTTTACCTTCTTCTTCCTGAATTTCCCATCAGGCTTGGTATTATACTGGTTGGCATCTAATATTATTACCATAGTACAACAACAACTTATTTATCGTGGTTTAGAGAAAAAAGGATTACATTCTCGCCAGAAAAAATAG
- the mnmE gene encoding tRNA uridine-5-carboxymethylaminomethyl(34) synthesis GTPase MnmE — MLTETIVAQATAPGRGGIGILRISGPLAVQVAENVLGKCPKPRVAEYLPFRDSDNSILDQGIALYFKAPNSFTGEDVLELQGHGGQVVLDLLLKRILQIKGIRIARPGEFSEQAFLNDKMDLAQAEAIADLIDASSEQAARSALKSLQGEFSNKINQLVDKIIYLRTYVEAAIDFPDEEIDFLADGKIEGLLNEIIAQLDQVQAQAKQGSLLREGMKVVIAGRPNAGKSSLLNALAGREAAIVTDIAGTTRDVLREHIHLDGMPLHIIDTAGLREATDEVERIGIDRAWIEIEQADRVLFMIDSTTTPESDPAKILPEFITRLPSSLPITVIRNKADLSHEIEGIREENGYSVIRLSAKTSQGLSQLIDHLKQSMGYQTVTEGGFLARRRHLEALNKAAEHLELGHIQLTQFHAGELLAEELRMTQNALSEITGQFTADDLLGNIFSSFCIGK; from the coding sequence ATGTTAACAGAAACAATAGTTGCACAAGCTACTGCACCTGGACGTGGTGGTATAGGTATTTTGCGAATTTCAGGACCACTTGCAGTTCAAGTTGCTGAAAATGTGTTAGGCAAATGCCCTAAACCGAGAGTGGCAGAATATTTACCCTTTAGAGATAGTGATAATAGTATCTTAGATCAAGGAATAGCACTTTATTTTAAAGCACCAAATTCCTTTACTGGTGAAGATGTACTTGAATTACAAGGGCATGGTGGGCAAGTTGTTTTAGATTTATTGTTAAAACGAATTTTACAAATTAAAGGAATTCGTATTGCTCGTCCCGGTGAATTTTCAGAGCAAGCGTTTCTTAACGATAAAATGGATCTCGCACAAGCGGAAGCGATAGCTGATTTGATTGATGCGAGTTCTGAACAAGCCGCACGTTCCGCATTAAAATCTTTACAGGGAGAATTTTCAAATAAAATCAATCAATTAGTTGATAAGATTATCTATTTGCGTACTTATGTCGAAGCTGCAATTGATTTTCCTGATGAAGAAATTGATTTTTTAGCTGATGGTAAAATCGAAGGGCTGTTAAATGAAATTATTGCTCAACTTGATCAAGTTCAAGCTCAAGCGAAACAAGGTTCATTGTTGAGAGAAGGTATGAAAGTGGTGATTGCTGGACGACCTAATGCAGGAAAATCTAGTTTACTAAATGCGTTGGCAGGAAGAGAAGCGGCAATTGTAACTGATATAGCAGGTACAACCAGAGATGTTTTAAGGGAGCATATTCACTTAGATGGAATGCCTCTCCATATTATTGATACAGCAGGTTTACGAGAAGCGACTGACGAAGTAGAGCGTATTGGTATTGATCGAGCGTGGATAGAGATTGAACAGGCAGATAGAGTACTTTTTATGATTGATAGCACCACAACGCCTGAAAGTGATCCTGCAAAAATTTTACCTGAATTTATCACACGCTTACCTTCTTCATTACCCATTACAGTTATTCGGAATAAAGCAGATTTAAGCCATGAAATAGAAGGCATTAGAGAAGAAAATGGTTACTCTGTTATTCGCTTATCAGCTAAAACGTCTCAAGGGTTAAGCCAATTAATTGATCATTTAAAACAGAGTATGGGATACCAAACGGTAACTGAAGGCGGATTTTTAGCTCGTCGTCGTCATTTAGAAGCGTTAAATAAAGCGGCTGAACATTTAGAGTTAGGGCATATCCAACTCACTCAATTCCACGCAGGTGAATTACTGGCAGAGGAATTAAGAATGACACAAAATGCTTTGAGTGAAATTACAGGTCAATTTACAGCAGATGATTTATTAGGCAATATCTTTAGCTCTTTCTGTATTGGGAAGTAA
- a CDS encoding DsrH/TusB family sulfur relay protein, whose product MLYTFAHAHYDQHFLNAILSNITENDALILWQDGVLLALKTPKLFSHLPIRCSILDVDFTARNLHLLFNRLPLKYQTLFEKISLEQLVEKTEKYSPHFAY is encoded by the coding sequence ATGCTCTACACCTTTGCTCATGCTCACTACGATCAACATTTTTTAAACGCTATACTTAGCAATATCACTGAAAATGACGCTCTGATTCTGTGGCAAGATGGGGTATTACTTGCACTTAAAACACCTAAATTATTCTCTCACCTACCTATTCGTTGTAGTATTTTAGATGTTGATTTTACTGCCCGAAATCTCCATCTGTTATTCAACCGTCTTCCACTTAAATATCAAACACTTTTTGAAAAAATATCATTAGAGCAATTAGTAGAAAAAACGGAAAAATACTCACCACACTTTGCCTATTAG
- the zapA gene encoding cell division protein ZapA yields the protein MSKNIDLHIFGQNLRLSCPEDQHQALKIAAANLEKRVNELKARTNILQLEKVLAIVGLNLSYELEQEKLKNSTQTNVVTDRIQQMDHSLSDILANTRPLRINLTSDNQK from the coding sequence ATGTCTAAAAATATTGATTTGCATATTTTTGGTCAAAATTTACGGTTAAGTTGCCCAGAAGATCAACACCAAGCCTTAAAAATTGCCGCTGCAAACTTAGAAAAACGTGTTAATGAATTAAAAGCTCGCACCAATATCTTACAACTAGAAAAAGTCTTAGCGATTGTGGGTTTAAATCTAAGTTATGAATTAGAACAGGAAAAACTCAAAAATAGCACTCAAACTAATGTGGTAACAGATCGTATTCAACAAATGGATCATTCTCTCAGCGATATTTTAGCTAATACTCGCCCATTACGGATTAATTTAACATCAGACAATCAGAAATAA
- a CDS encoding FAD-dependent monooxygenase, whose translation MKSFDLVIIGGGMVGLALAQALAQANCRIAIVEAYPPEQQLEQIGNRVSALNLASQAFLEQLGVWQQLQQWRATSYAAMQVWEKDSFAKITLDTKGLGVEHLGHIVENHLIRQALWQKVSQNPNVEIILGQPHQLGVNDSNAILSLTHGEMLVAKLVVGADGANSWLRQQADIPLNFRDYQHTALVCNVETTEPHQQICRQIFSHNSILAFLPLHQPNLSSIVWSLDPLQARELVACDEKDFNQALTVAFDNRLGLTQVQSPRNIYPLTARFARDFAQARIALIGDAAHTIHPLAGLGVNLGFMDALALAEQITTNLNAGYDIGDYRRLRYFERWRKTEATKMLTAMQAFKTLFEGSTPIKKLIRGAGLTFVDNFSLIKEQFILHATGLSGDLPESVKYCLDFV comes from the coding sequence ATGAAAAGTTTTGATCTTGTGATTATTGGTGGTGGAATGGTTGGTTTAGCTTTGGCACAAGCTTTGGCGCAGGCTAATTGTCGTATTGCGATTGTTGAAGCTTATCCACCTGAACAACAATTAGAACAGATTGGCAATCGAGTCAGTGCTTTGAATTTAGCTTCTCAAGCTTTTTTAGAACAACTTGGCGTGTGGCAACAGTTACAGCAATGGCGAGCCACGTCTTATGCGGCAATGCAAGTATGGGAAAAAGATAGTTTTGCTAAAATTACGCTAGATACGAAAGGATTGGGCGTTGAACATCTAGGGCATATTGTTGAAAATCATTTGATTCGTCAGGCTTTATGGCAGAAAGTAAGTCAGAATCCAAATGTTGAAATTATACTCGGTCAACCACATCAATTAGGGGTGAATGACAGTAATGCGATTTTAAGTTTAACCCATGGAGAAATGCTAGTTGCTAAATTAGTTGTTGGGGCTGATGGTGCAAATTCTTGGTTACGTCAACAAGCCGATATTCCACTCAATTTTCGAGATTATCAACACACGGCTTTAGTGTGTAATGTTGAAACCACTGAACCGCATCAACAAATTTGTCGTCAGATTTTTAGCCATAATAGTATCCTTGCTTTTTTACCATTGCATCAACCTAATCTCAGTTCAATTGTGTGGTCTTTAGATCCATTACAAGCTAGAGAGTTAGTGGCTTGTGATGAAAAAGACTTTAATCAAGCATTAACAGTAGCGTTTGATAATCGTTTAGGCTTAACTCAGGTACAATCCCCTCGTAATATCTACCCACTTACCGCACGTTTTGCTCGAGATTTTGCTCAAGCTAGAATTGCTTTAATTGGTGATGCGGCACATACCATTCACCCTTTAGCTGGATTGGGAGTTAATCTTGGGTTTATGGATGCTTTGGCTTTAGCTGAACAGATTACCACCAATTTAAATGCAGGTTATGATATTGGTGATTATCGTCGTTTACGTTATTTTGAACGTTGGCGAAAAACTGAAGCAACAAAAATGTTGACTGCAATGCAGGCATTTAAAACCTTGTTTGAAGGGAGTACACCGATAAAAAAATTGATTCGAGGAGCAGGCTTAACTTTTGTTGATAATTTCTCTCTAATAAAAGAACAATTTATTCTTCACGCTACGGGCTTATCTGGCGATTTACCAGAGAGCGTAAAGTATTGCTTAGATTTTGTCTAA
- the tusD gene encoding sulfurtransferase complex subunit TusD → MRYVLSITQPVYGSQASFLAYQIAQALLAKGHTITQIFFSQAGVTHGNQFVYPANDEFNLVKAWQQLAKRHNIPLSLCIAAAQRRGIVNPETSANHQQNNLADGFVLTGLGEFSQAVLLADRVITL, encoded by the coding sequence ATGCGCTACGTTTTATCTATCACTCAGCCTGTTTATGGTAGCCAAGCCTCTTTTTTAGCTTATCAAATCGCACAGGCACTATTAGCAAAAGGGCATACAATTACCCAAATTTTTTTCTCACAGGCAGGCGTTACCCATGGAAACCAATTTGTTTACCCTGCAAATGATGAATTTAATTTAGTTAAAGCGTGGCAGCAGTTAGCTAAGCGACATAACATTCCATTATCTCTCTGTATTGCAGCAGCACAACGACGAGGGATTGTTAATCCTGAAACATCAGCTAATCATCAACAAAATAATCTGGCTGATGGTTTTGTTCTGACAGGTTTAGGGGAATTTAGTCAAGCGGTACTACTAGCAGATCGAGTAATAACACTATGA
- a CDS encoding helix-turn-helix transcriptional regulator produces the protein MNEYKQDLFDDDNFSGENPPFSVEDHNILNSYIPVVQGLAALIGSHCEIVLHSLENLQHSAICIANGHNTNRQVGSPLTDLALRSLHQMTTESTPQPYFTRSKNNGLMKSISIAIRNPQQRIIGLLCINFNLDVPMSQFLQGLLPSQEQARGTSEVNFASSVEELVAQTVEQTIEDITNDRNVANNNKNRQIVISLFEKGIFDIKDAINQVAERLDISRHTVYLYIRQIKQDEQK, from the coding sequence GTGAACGAATATAAGCAAGATCTATTTGATGATGATAATTTTTCTGGGGAAAATCCCCCTTTCAGTGTTGAAGATCATAATATACTTAACTCTTATATCCCTGTTGTTCAAGGCTTAGCAGCATTAATTGGTTCTCATTGTGAAATCGTCTTGCACTCTCTAGAAAATTTGCAACATTCTGCTATCTGTATTGCTAATGGGCATAATACAAACCGTCAAGTTGGTTCTCCACTAACAGATCTCGCATTACGCTCACTACATCAAATGACGACTGAAAGCACTCCTCAACCTTATTTTACTCGTTCGAAAAACAACGGTTTAATGAAATCAATCAGTATAGCAATCCGTAACCCACAACAACGTATTATTGGCTTATTATGTATCAATTTTAACCTTGATGTTCCAATGTCCCAATTTTTACAAGGGTTGTTACCTAGCCAAGAGCAAGCTCGAGGAACATCGGAAGTAAACTTTGCATCTTCTGTTGAAGAATTAGTCGCACAAACTGTTGAACAAACAATTGAAGATATTACCAACGATCGGAATGTTGCCAATAATAATAAAAATCGTCAGATTGTGATCTCGTTATTTGAAAAAGGTATCTTTGATATTAAAGATGCTATTAATCAAGTTGCTGAGCGATTAGATATTTCTCGCCACACTGTTTATCTTTATATTCGTCAAATCAAGCAGGACGAACAAAAATAA
- a CDS encoding YecA/YgfB family protein, producing MSITSLQFNQELKQAGISLNGVELHGFLSGLICGGIQDDSWQTLMFQFSNDNHAYPTTLLTQITDFYQKTSQKLADVGSFEFSPDLGGNEDPFSRADALSEWTNHFLLGLGLAQPKLDNEQGDIAEALADLREICQLGYDLDEDQEELAIALEEVVEYIRTIAALFHTYFSSTQIQKTQVSVH from the coding sequence ATGTCTATTACTTCATTACAATTTAATCAAGAACTAAAACAAGCGGGTATTTCTTTAAATGGGGTTGAGTTGCACGGTTTTTTAAGTGGCTTAATCTGTGGTGGTATCCAAGATGATAGTTGGCAAACCTTGATGTTCCAGTTTAGCAATGATAATCACGCTTATCCCACAACTCTATTAACGCAAATAACGGATTTTTATCAAAAAACCAGTCAAAAATTAGCTGATGTTGGAAGTTTTGAGTTTTCTCCTGACTTAGGTGGTAATGAAGATCCTTTTTCTCGAGCAGATGCTTTAAGCGAGTGGACAAATCATTTTTTGCTTGGCTTAGGTTTAGCACAACCGAAATTAGATAATGAGCAAGGTGATATTGCAGAGGCATTGGCAGATTTGAGAGAAATTTGTCAGCTGGGTTATGATTTAGATGAAGATCAAGAAGAATTGGCTATTGCATTAGAAGAGGTTGTGGAGTATATCCGTACGATTGCAGCATTATTCCATACCTATTTTTCCAGCACTCAAATTCAAAAAACTCAGGTGAGTGTACATTAA
- the tusC gene encoding sulfurtransferase complex subunit TusC yields MKIAFVFTQPPYGNSRSREGLDALLAMAAYCDENELSVFFLNDGICNLLVQQQADLILQKNTPAVFKLLDLYEIENRFIYQPDLERYQLNIQDLQLNCQPLDQKSFFATLQQAEKILTF; encoded by the coding sequence ATGAAAATTGCGTTTGTTTTTACCCAACCACCTTACGGAAATAGCCGTAGCCGTGAAGGATTAGATGCTTTACTGGCAATGGCTGCCTATTGTGATGAAAATGAACTCAGTGTTTTTTTTCTTAATGATGGGATCTGCAATCTCTTAGTGCAACAACAAGCAGATCTGATTTTACAAAAAAATACGCCAGCGGTATTTAAACTCTTGGATCTATACGAAATTGAAAACCGTTTTATCTATCAACCAGATTTAGAACGCTATCAACTTAATATCCAAGATTTACAACTAAATTGCCAACCACTAGATCAAAAATCTTTTTTTGCTACATTACAGCAAGCAGAAAAAATCTTAACCTTCTAA